The Lewinellaceae bacterium genome has a segment encoding these proteins:
- a CDS encoding DUF3857 domain-containing protein — MKTSSFSRYFLLALILPLVTFQGFSQKVKFGKVDMSDMKMTEYDQDPEAVALVLYESQNIQFLYNNDKGFQVQTNRHIRIKVFKKSGFDYVDIPISLYQSDGNYEKLTAFKAITYNLVDGNIEKEKIGQRETFEEEVDKYTMVVKFAMPNLQEGSVVDINYTVLSDFLFELTPWRYQYEIPVVKSEFFAEIPEYFIYKTTSQGYEHGSITKNETSFGQGKFSFRTSTSPNQINGAMTEMSSIQFKTQRYEFEAKEVPAFHSEPYMAAPSNFISKVEFELSGTDFPSSYRQEFNRTWENVRHLLMTDSDFGGRLDRKRPVLSTTEELTKDLETNEEKISAIFQYVQKQYRWNGSFSHFPRTSIIDLLSTHEGSSSDLNFLLLQMLRAADIEAYPVSLSTRNHGFINPVSPRITQFNHVIAAAKIGENFILMDATDEYTPIGMLPDYDLNLRGRLFTDTYTDWVSLIPSKKYKTATQAKLLLNEDGTFEGSINMLLSDYAALDFRERMQKQTGGDKATFLNSKEKEDEEGLEVLSSAFENVDNFDEKITASYEVKIVDKAIQNGDLIYFEPLLFFGVKENPFTAENRKFPVDLLLPIDQTYILQLTIPDGYVIEELPENIAFSLPESGGSFLYEFKKVNDRLVQLTNRMSIKETFFLPNNYLPLREYFNLIIEKQGAQVVLKKVD; from the coding sequence ATGAAGACATCTTCCTTTTCCAGGTATTTCTTATTGGCACTCATTCTACCCCTCGTCACCTTCCAGGGATTCTCCCAAAAAGTGAAATTCGGGAAGGTCGATATGTCAGACATGAAAATGACTGAATACGATCAGGACCCCGAGGCTGTTGCCCTTGTGCTTTATGAAAGTCAGAATATTCAATTTCTGTATAATAACGATAAAGGTTTTCAGGTTCAGACCAACCGGCACATCAGGATCAAGGTTTTTAAGAAATCCGGTTTTGATTATGTGGACATTCCCATCTCACTGTACCAGTCCGATGGCAATTATGAAAAACTGACCGCTTTCAAGGCCATAACCTACAACCTTGTTGATGGAAACATCGAAAAAGAAAAAATCGGACAGCGGGAGACATTCGAGGAGGAGGTCGATAAATACACCATGGTTGTAAAATTCGCCATGCCAAATTTGCAGGAAGGGTCTGTAGTAGATATCAATTATACGGTTCTTTCTGATTTCCTTTTTGAACTCACCCCCTGGCGCTACCAGTATGAAATACCCGTGGTAAAGAGTGAGTTTTTTGCTGAAATCCCCGAATATTTCATTTACAAAACCACAAGCCAGGGTTATGAACATGGATCGATCACCAAAAATGAAACTTCATTCGGACAAGGAAAATTTTCCTTTCGAACCAGTACTTCGCCTAACCAGATCAATGGTGCAATGACTGAAATGTCCTCCATACAATTTAAAACCCAAAGGTATGAATTTGAGGCAAAGGAAGTTCCTGCATTCCATTCAGAACCCTATATGGCAGCTCCTTCCAATTTTATATCAAAAGTTGAATTTGAATTGTCCGGCACGGATTTCCCTTCTTCCTACCGACAGGAATTCAACAGGACCTGGGAGAATGTACGCCACCTTTTGATGACGGATAGTGATTTCGGCGGGCGGCTGGACCGGAAAAGGCCAGTATTGTCCACCACAGAAGAATTGACTAAAGACTTGGAAACGAATGAAGAAAAAATTTCTGCCATTTTCCAATACGTTCAAAAACAATACAGGTGGAACGGCAGTTTTTCTCATTTTCCAAGGACTTCGATCATCGACCTGCTCAGCACGCACGAAGGTTCTTCTTCCGATCTCAATTTTTTATTATTGCAAATGTTAAGGGCTGCGGACATTGAAGCCTATCCCGTTTCACTCAGCACCAGAAACCATGGTTTTATCAATCCTGTCAGCCCCCGAATTACCCAGTTCAACCATGTCATTGCCGCTGCAAAAATCGGGGAAAACTTCATCCTCATGGATGCCACTGACGAATATACCCCCATCGGGATGCTTCCTGATTACGATCTGAATTTGAGGGGCCGGCTGTTTACAGATACTTATACAGATTGGGTATCACTTATCCCTTCCAAAAAGTATAAAACGGCCACCCAGGCCAAGTTGTTACTCAATGAAGACGGCACCTTTGAAGGGAGCATCAATATGCTCCTTTCCGACTATGCTGCCCTGGATTTCAGAGAAAGAATGCAAAAGCAAACCGGTGGCGATAAAGCAACTTTTTTGAATTCCAAGGAAAAAGAAGATGAGGAAGGATTGGAAGTTCTTTCATCCGCTTTTGAAAATGTTGACAATTTCGATGAAAAGATTACTGCTTCCTATGAAGTAAAGATCGTGGATAAAGCCATTCAAAACGGTGACCTGATTTACTTTGAACCTCTCTTGTTTTTTGGGGTAAAAGAAAATCCTTTTACAGCAGAGAATCGAAAATTTCCAGTAGATCTCCTGCTTCCAATAGATCAGACCTATATCCTTCAATTGACCATTCCTGACGGATATGTCATTGAAGAACTTCCTGAAAACATTGCATTTTCGCTTCCGGAAAGCGGGGGTAGTTTTTTGTACGAATTTAAAAAAGTGAATGATCGCCTGGTACAACTCACCAACAGAATGAGCATCAAGGAAACGTTCTTCCTGCCAAACAACTATCTGCCACTTAGGGAATATTTCAATCTTATTATTGAAAAACAAGGCGCTCAAGTAGTACTAAAAAAGGTAGATTGA
- a CDS encoding S8 family peptidase — translation MKYCFVLFMCFLSSLSLSGQLRSEVSSIDRELIVWLTPETDINAFISNLNKRQDLSTFRWMKNLGHRTNIHLLQFDSEKADKQSVIQQLRSNKDVIQAQFNAEVNYRLTPNDLNYAEQWDMDRIAMPEAWELSTGGLTINGDTIVIAILDSGFDITHVDLRDNVWYNHAEIPGDNIDNDNNGYIDDYVGWNFRTDTSAHGLSTHGHSAAGIVGARGNNKLGVSGVNWNIKLMLLDTKTISSIIAAYEYVIDMRELYNTSGGTHGAFVVATNASWGIENQFCDEQPIIRDLYDLMGSHGILTAAGTANTNYNVDLYGDFPTTCPSDYLLTVTNTLMNDEKSQNSGFGTTSIDMGVPGDDSYTIRLNDDYGVFGSNSAAAPHLTGAIGLLYSLLCPEMATDALIHPAEVARVVKDVLLSGVDSVNALVPFTKTGGRLNVANSAFQLLESCSISTGDLKIISMMPNPVSEILSVEYQSPDFKEYTFWVHNALGQLIFKETVTPNLFNEKIYPLDVSQLSPGLYTVSILGKEDMVSGKFLVVR, via the coding sequence ATGAAGTATTGCTTCGTCCTCTTTATGTGTTTTCTCTCAAGCTTATCCCTCTCTGGCCAGTTGCGTTCCGAAGTATCCTCCATCGACCGGGAACTCATCGTTTGGTTAACTCCGGAAACTGATATTAATGCATTTATTTCAAATTTAAACAAAAGGCAAGACCTTTCCACCTTTCGTTGGATGAAAAACTTAGGACATCGTACTAATATTCATTTACTCCAATTTGATTCCGAAAAGGCGGACAAACAATCGGTCATTCAACAACTTCGCTCAAATAAAGATGTCATACAAGCTCAGTTTAATGCCGAAGTCAATTACCGTCTTACCCCTAACGATCTCAATTACGCCGAGCAGTGGGATATGGATCGCATAGCCATGCCTGAAGCCTGGGAACTGAGCACCGGTGGGCTTACCATCAATGGGGACACCATTGTCATCGCCATCCTCGATTCAGGATTTGATATCACCCATGTCGACCTGCGCGACAATGTCTGGTACAATCATGCCGAAATTCCCGGAGACAATATCGATAACGATAACAATGGTTACATCGATGATTACGTCGGCTGGAATTTCAGAACGGATACCAGTGCTCACGGGTTGAGCACCCACGGTCATTCCGCTGCGGGAATCGTCGGTGCCCGTGGCAACAACAAACTCGGAGTCAGCGGGGTCAACTGGAACATCAAGCTGATGTTGCTCGATACCAAAACCATCAGTTCTATCATTGCTGCCTACGAATATGTCATCGATATGAGAGAGTTATACAATACTTCCGGAGGCACACATGGAGCATTCGTTGTCGCCACAAATGCCTCCTGGGGCATTGAAAACCAGTTTTGCGATGAACAACCGATCATCAGGGATCTTTACGATCTCATGGGCAGCCATGGCATACTCACCGCCGCCGGAACCGCCAATACCAATTACAACGTGGATCTGTATGGGGATTTCCCCACCACCTGTCCCAGTGATTACCTGTTGACGGTCACCAATACCCTGATGAATGATGAAAAATCCCAGAATTCCGGTTTTGGCACGACTTCCATTGACATGGGAGTTCCCGGCGATGATTCCTATACGATACGCTTGAACGATGATTACGGAGTCTTTGGCAGTAATTCAGCAGCGGCTCCGCACCTGACAGGAGCCATTGGGTTGTTATACAGCCTGCTCTGCCCTGAAATGGCCACCGATGCCCTGATCCACCCGGCAGAGGTAGCCCGAGTGGTAAAAGATGTCTTGCTCAGTGGTGTTGATTCCGTTAATGCACTGGTTCCTTTTACCAAAACAGGAGGGCGGCTCAACGTGGCGAACAGCGCCTTCCAACTCCTGGAAAGCTGCTCCATAAGCACAGGTGATCTTAAGATTATTTCAATGATGCCCAACCCCGTCTCCGAAATCCTTTCTGTAGAATACCAAAGCCCCGATTTTAAAGAATATACCTTTTGGGTACACAATGCACTGGGGCAGCTGATCTTCAAAGAAACGGTTACGCCTAATCTGTTCAATGAAAAAATTTACCCCCTCGATGTTTCCCAGCTTTCGCCGGGGTTGTACACGGTGAGCATTTTGGGGAAAGAAGACATGGTCTCGGGGAAATTTTTGGTGGTGCGCTAA
- the rpmA gene encoding 50S ribosomal protein L27, which translates to MAHKKGVGSSDNGRDSKSKRLGVKLFGGQLALAGNIIVRQRGTKFHPGDNVYLGRDFTLHAKVDGTVAFRKKQKNRMYVSIIPFDVVEETIAKPAPKQVKEKPAPVVKDAPVAAKAPATEAPKKDAPAKAAKVELPSGKKINQDDLKMIEGIGPKIEGLLNDAGIVTWEDLANASEEKVQAILDEAGPRYRMHSPATWAKQAKLAHEANWQELEDLQDRLVGGREPEDIKE; encoded by the coding sequence ATGGCACATAAGAAAGGTGTAGGTAGTTCGGATAATGGCCGCGACAGTAAATCTAAACGGCTTGGAGTAAAGTTATTTGGTGGCCAGCTGGCACTTGCCGGAAATATTATCGTTCGCCAGAGAGGAACAAAATTTCATCCTGGAGATAATGTTTACCTGGGTAGAGATTTTACGCTTCATGCAAAAGTGGACGGTACCGTTGCTTTTAGAAAAAAACAAAAGAACAGAATGTACGTAAGTATCATTCCTTTTGATGTGGTGGAAGAAACGATCGCCAAGCCAGCGCCAAAGCAGGTAAAAGAGAAACCGGCTCCAGTTGTGAAAGATGCTCCTGTAGCTGCTAAAGCTCCGGCAACCGAAGCTCCTAAAAAAGATGCTCCGGCAAAAGCTGCAAAGGTTGAATTGCCTTCAGGTAAAAAGATCAACCAGGATGACCTGAAAATGATCGAAGGCATTGGTCCTAAGATTGAAGGGCTGCTCAACGATGCAGGCATCGTTACCTGGGAAGATCTGGCAAATGCTTCTGAAGAAAAGGTGCAGGCTATCCTCGATGAGGCTGGTCCTCGTTACCGTATGCACAGCCCCGCAACATGGGCTAAGCAGGCTAAATTAGCTCATGAAGCAAATTGGCAGGAACTCGAAGACCTCCAGGACAGACTGGTGGGTGGACGTGAACCTGAAGATATTAAGGAATAA
- the rplU gene encoding 50S ribosomal protein L21 yields MFAIVTIAGQQFKVEEGQELFVHQLEAQDGDSVTFDQVLLIDNDGKVKVGTPVLNAKVNATVLGRQKGDKVIVFKKKRRKGYKVKNGHRQAFTKIKIDSIAG; encoded by the coding sequence ATGTTCGCAATCGTAACCATAGCTGGTCAGCAGTTCAAAGTTGAGGAAGGGCAGGAGCTCTTCGTCCACCAGCTCGAAGCCCAGGACGGCGATAGCGTCACTTTCGACCAGGTACTCCTGATCGATAATGACGGTAAAGTCAAGGTAGGCACGCCGGTATTGAACGCAAAGGTTAACGCCACTGTTCTTGGCCGTCAGAAAGGAGATAAAGTTATTGTCTTCAAAAAGAAAAGACGTAAAGGATATAAAGTGAAAAACGGTCACAGACAGGCTTTCACCAAAATCAAAATTGACAGCATCGCCGGATAA
- a CDS encoding HlyD family efflux transporter periplasmic adaptor subunit, whose product MPSRASFDEQQEIQQIIGAMPSRIWYRGILIVLAVIACLLVIAHFVRYPDVIEVPVILVAENPSVEMVSEVDAVLETILFTEGAKVKKNEIVAVFSSSVNPEDISYLELFLQGLESITEPAEMASAVFPAGLQLGHLQGESGHLEMLLKQFSDQYFSGFVGQQVAALKTDQSLVEKLNASLQQQLEKLEEEVGLAAKNYKDYQELFKEGAASEVEKDAAQTAWLGLQRLLESKRSEIIHNNLDYSQINNRIMMLQQADQTSWQENLRQIRKQCSVLSGQIEAWKNLYQLTAPMDGKLVFAERRSPGQYFTKGSAVFSIIPEGKAGQIIAIGKLSGAGTGKVEKDLKTFIRLTAFPYKEFGELIGKVGKIAEAPVVENGVTYNELTVELPDSLKTNFGRILNYRQNMPGLARVVTEDKSVLGRLFEVFYFKGKRI is encoded by the coding sequence ATGCCTTCCCGCGCTTCATTCGACGAACAACAGGAAATACAGCAGATCATCGGGGCGATGCCCTCGCGTATTTGGTACAGGGGGATCCTTATCGTCCTGGCGGTGATAGCCTGTCTTTTGGTGATCGCTCATTTTGTGCGCTATCCGGATGTGATTGAAGTGCCGGTTATCCTGGTTGCCGAAAACCCTTCCGTTGAAATGGTATCGGAGGTGGATGCCGTTCTGGAAACCATTCTGTTTACCGAGGGCGCAAAGGTTAAGAAGAATGAAATCGTGGCTGTGTTCAGCAGCAGTGTGAATCCTGAAGATATTTCATATCTGGAACTTTTCCTTCAGGGCCTGGAATCCATTACCGAACCGGCTGAAATGGCGTCGGCTGTATTTCCTGCCGGATTGCAACTCGGCCATCTGCAGGGAGAGAGTGGTCATCTTGAAATGTTGTTGAAACAGTTTTCAGATCAGTATTTTTCAGGGTTTGTCGGCCAGCAGGTAGCAGCCCTTAAGACGGATCAATCCCTGGTGGAAAAATTGAATGCTTCTCTGCAGCAACAGTTAGAAAAACTGGAAGAAGAAGTCGGGCTGGCAGCAAAGAATTACAAGGATTATCAGGAATTGTTTAAAGAGGGAGCCGCTTCTGAAGTGGAAAAGGATGCTGCCCAAACGGCCTGGTTGGGGCTGCAAAGGCTTTTGGAAAGCAAACGTTCTGAGATCATTCACAATAACCTGGATTACAGCCAGATCAATAATCGGATCATGATGCTCCAACAGGCGGACCAAACATCCTGGCAGGAAAACCTACGCCAGATCCGGAAGCAGTGTTCCGTATTGTCGGGACAAATCGAAGCATGGAAAAATTTGTACCAGCTTACCGCGCCAATGGACGGGAAACTCGTTTTTGCCGAAAGGCGAAGCCCCGGCCAGTATTTCACAAAAGGCTCGGCTGTTTTTTCGATTATTCCTGAAGGAAAAGCAGGGCAAATCATTGCCATAGGGAAGTTATCCGGCGCGGGTACGGGAAAGGTAGAAAAGGATTTGAAGACTTTTATCCGATTGACAGCTTTCCCTTATAAGGAATTCGGTGAACTTATAGGCAAGGTGGGTAAAATTGCCGAAGCACCTGTTGTTGAAAACGGGGTAACCTATAACGAACTCACTGTAGAGCTGCCCGATTCGTTGAAAACCAATTTTGGCCGCATCCTGAATTATAGACAGAATATGCCAGGATTGGCCAGGGTGGTTACCGAAGACAAATCAGTGCTCGGCCGTCTTTTTGAGGTCTTTTACTTTAAGGGGAAGCGGATTTGA
- a CDS encoding peptidase domain-containing ABC transporter, which produces MKLFRQYDSMDCGPSCLVMVADHYGKSYSLAYLRDYCYIDREGVSARGIAEAAEHIGMRTLVAKLNLKGEGPGEPGLLDAPLPCIVHWQQKHFLVVYRTSEKYIWIADPAAGKKKVTHKEFAKNWCSDGGAGIALLLEPSPEFFQKEGVKTERKGFRFLLQYLKPYRKTLAYLILTLFLGGLFQLAFPLLTQAIVDTGIANYDLDFIYIVLLGLVMLFIGEATINLIQGWMLLHIGTRINVALITDFLVKLLRLPISYFDRKMTGDLLQRLGDHRRIENFLTNSTLSLLFAMFNLFVFGLVLLYYNSLIFMIFVLGAMAYLGWIILWLKKRAEVDHRRFKELSENQEALIEIIQGVQEIKLQGSSRKHRRRWMNIQGRLFRANLSSLTISQYQDAGAGFISQFKDILITFFAAKAVINGQMTLGMMLAVQYIAGQLNGPLLQFVGFIRSGQDARLSMERMSEIHDQDDEDREGLTDILPNHADLVLQGVSFRYNALSDLVLKNIDMVLPAGKVTAIVGASGSGKTTLVKLLLNFYTPTEGRIRFGGISLSDIQPDHWRSTCSAVMQDGFIFSDTIVGNISESSESQDPDKLFEAARVANIRDFIEALPLGYNTKVGDKGNGLSQGQRQRLLIARAVYKNPSIIFFDEATNALDAENEKVILENLKTFFENRTVIVVAHRLSTVKNADQIVVLDKGELIEKGTHEELTALKGNYYKLVKNQLELENE; this is translated from the coding sequence ATGAAGCTTTTTCGCCAATATGATAGTATGGATTGTGGCCCGAGTTGCCTGGTAATGGTGGCCGATCACTACGGTAAGTCTTACAGCCTGGCCTATCTCAGGGATTATTGTTATATAGACAGAGAAGGTGTGTCCGCCAGAGGGATCGCCGAAGCGGCAGAGCATATCGGAATGCGGACCCTGGTGGCGAAATTAAATCTTAAAGGGGAAGGCCCAGGCGAACCAGGTCTTTTGGATGCTCCTTTACCTTGTATCGTACATTGGCAACAAAAGCATTTTTTGGTTGTTTACCGAACCAGTGAAAAATATATATGGATTGCCGACCCCGCTGCCGGAAAAAAAAAGGTTACCCATAAGGAATTTGCCAAAAACTGGTGTTCGGATGGTGGAGCGGGAATAGCCTTGCTACTTGAGCCTTCTCCTGAATTCTTCCAGAAAGAAGGCGTAAAAACAGAAAGGAAGGGCTTTCGCTTTTTATTACAATACCTGAAGCCTTACCGTAAAACACTGGCGTACCTCATACTTACCTTGTTCTTAGGTGGATTGTTCCAGTTGGCATTTCCTTTACTTACTCAGGCCATCGTTGATACGGGTATTGCCAATTATGATCTCGATTTTATCTATATCGTATTGTTGGGGCTTGTGATGTTATTCATTGGAGAGGCTACGATAAACCTCATACAAGGGTGGATGTTACTCCATATCGGTACCCGGATAAATGTGGCGCTGATCACGGATTTTCTCGTCAAGCTGCTAAGGCTCCCGATCAGTTATTTTGATCGGAAAATGACAGGAGATCTTTTGCAACGCCTGGGTGACCACCGCCGCATCGAAAACTTTCTCACCAACTCAACCCTGAGCCTGCTGTTCGCCATGTTCAACCTGTTTGTTTTTGGGTTGGTGTTGTTGTATTACAATAGCCTTATTTTCATGATCTTTGTGTTGGGAGCGATGGCCTATCTTGGATGGATTATTCTATGGTTGAAAAAACGAGCAGAAGTGGACCATCGCCGGTTTAAGGAATTATCCGAGAACCAGGAGGCCCTGATTGAGATCATCCAGGGGGTTCAGGAGATCAAACTTCAGGGCAGCTCCCGAAAACACCGCCGCCGATGGATGAATATCCAGGGAAGACTTTTTCGGGCTAACCTGAGTTCGCTTACCATTAGTCAGTATCAGGATGCCGGAGCCGGTTTCATCAGTCAGTTCAAGGATATTCTCATCACTTTTTTTGCGGCCAAAGCTGTCATCAACGGCCAGATGACCCTGGGGATGATGCTGGCCGTACAATATATCGCCGGTCAGTTAAACGGTCCTTTGTTGCAGTTTGTAGGGTTTATCAGGTCAGGTCAGGATGCTCGACTCAGCATGGAGCGCATGAGTGAGATACATGACCAGGACGATGAGGATAGGGAAGGACTCACGGATATTTTGCCCAACCACGCCGACCTGGTGCTGCAAGGGGTGAGCTTTCGGTATAATGCACTTTCTGATCTGGTTTTAAAAAATATAGACATGGTCCTTCCCGCAGGGAAGGTCACGGCAATTGTGGGAGCAAGCGGCAGCGGGAAAACTACCCTGGTCAAATTGTTACTCAATTTTTACACGCCAACCGAAGGTCGGATAAGGTTTGGCGGCATTTCGTTATCCGATATACAACCTGACCATTGGCGAAGCACCTGTAGCGCTGTGATGCAGGACGGCTTCATTTTCTCAGATACTATTGTCGGCAATATCAGTGAAAGCAGTGAATCACAGGATCCGGATAAACTTTTTGAAGCAGCCCGGGTGGCCAATATTCGTGATTTTATTGAAGCTCTTCCCCTGGGGTATAACACCAAAGTCGGAGACAAAGGCAACGGGCTCAGCCAGGGACAGCGGCAACGCCTGCTCATCGCCCGTGCCGTGTACAAAAACCCGTCCATCATCTTTTTTGATGAAGCAACCAATGCCCTGGATGCTGAAAATGAAAAAGTGATCCTGGAAAATTTGAAGACCTTCTTTGAAAATCGAACGGTGATCGTGGTGGCTCATCGGCTGAGTACCGTTAAAAATGCAGACCAGATCGTCGTTTTAGACAAGGGGGAACTTATCGAAAAAGGAACCCATGAGGAATTGACTGCACTGAAAGGAAATTATTATAAACTGGTGAAAAATCAATTGGAATTGGAAAATGAATAA
- a CDS encoding aspartyl protease family protein, producing the protein MKKRNWLILFLFLLPIGLSAQLMNNDMNQDYTKLEIPFEYQNSFIIVKVVFNNLLPLHFIFDTGAEHTILTRREITDVMGVPYQREFTILGADLKTILLAYLVQGVRLEMGDLNALNHSILVLDEDYFDFEKFAGIDIQGIIGADITSRFVVEIDYQRRVITLHDPAHFEKPKKNFSEMPIEIDRHKPYLRADAIFRKDQISRDLKLLIDTGAGLSLLLNTATQDSLDLPQNIIRTEIGTGLGGYLEGYFGRIDEISFGEYSLHGVLTNFQERTPEMTVLYEINRDGLIGNELLSRFNVTIDYITAKMYLQPNRRYDRKFVFDRSGLVMAAGGKEGARIFYITYVVPGSPAEKAGIQKGDVIKSVNRFPVAIFELSDLYRVFRKRVGKKIRLMIERDDEKKLFHFKLQELI; encoded by the coding sequence ATGAAAAAAAGAAACTGGCTTATTCTGTTCCTGTTCCTTTTACCAATCGGACTTTCTGCCCAATTGATGAATAATGACATGAATCAGGATTATACCAAACTCGAAATTCCATTTGAATACCAAAACAGCTTTATTATTGTAAAAGTAGTTTTTAATAATTTGCTACCCCTGCATTTTATTTTTGATACCGGAGCAGAACACACCATCCTTACCCGTCGGGAAATAACCGATGTAATGGGGGTTCCTTACCAAAGAGAATTCACCATCCTCGGTGCTGACTTAAAGACCATTCTTCTGGCTTACCTGGTACAAGGTGTTCGACTTGAAATGGGAGATCTGAATGCTTTGAACCATTCCATTCTAGTATTGGATGAAGATTATTTTGATTTTGAAAAATTCGCAGGCATTGATATACAGGGTATCATAGGGGCAGATATTACCAGTCGGTTTGTCGTTGAAATTGACTACCAACGCCGGGTAATCACTTTGCACGATCCTGCTCATTTTGAGAAACCGAAAAAGAATTTTTCTGAAATGCCCATTGAGATCGACCGGCACAAACCTTACCTCAGAGCGGATGCCATTTTCAGGAAAGACCAGATATCCAGAGACTTGAAATTGTTAATCGACACCGGCGCCGGGTTGTCGCTTCTGCTAAATACGGCAACTCAGGACAGCCTTGATCTGCCTCAGAATATTATCCGAACGGAAATCGGCACCGGACTGGGAGGTTACCTTGAAGGATATTTCGGCAGGATAGACGAAATCAGTTTTGGAGAATATAGCCTGCACGGAGTGCTCACCAATTTCCAGGAAAGGACACCAGAAATGACTGTTCTTTATGAGATAAACAGGGATGGTTTGATAGGCAACGAATTGCTGAGCCGGTTTAATGTAACCATCGATTATATCACCGCGAAGATGTATCTGCAACCCAACCGACGATACGACCGAAAATTCGTATTTGACCGCAGTGGCCTGGTCATGGCAGCCGGTGGGAAGGAGGGCGCTCGGATCTTTTATATTACCTATGTGGTGCCAGGTAGCCCGGCGGAGAAAGCCGGGATTCAAAAAGGAGATGTGATCAAGTCAGTCAACAGGTTCCCGGTGGCCATTTTTGAACTTTCAGATCTTTACAGGGTTTTCAGAAAAAGAGTGGGTAAAAAAATTCGGTTGATGATTGAGCGCGATGATGAAAAAAAGTTGTTTCATTTTAAATTACAGGAATTGATTTAA
- a CDS encoding DUF3995 domain-containing protein, with product MSALALINGLLLSIISLFHFYWALGGKFGKDAVFPRLKGKQEGRSPGVLITFVVAIVFGLMAYLSFGAGGIFGIHFPAQGLKYGLPVLAFIFCARAIGDLKYVGFFKKENTGDFAWYDSRVFSPLSLFMGIVFFILFLNITGVIK from the coding sequence ATGAGCGCTTTAGCTTTAATCAATGGCCTCCTTTTGTCCATCATTTCTTTATTCCATTTTTATTGGGCCCTGGGAGGCAAATTCGGAAAAGATGCTGTTTTTCCCCGTTTAAAAGGGAAGCAGGAGGGCAGAAGCCCCGGTGTTTTAATAACCTTCGTCGTCGCAATTGTTTTTGGCCTTATGGCATACCTCTCATTTGGCGCAGGAGGGATTTTTGGCATTCATTTTCCCGCACAGGGATTGAAATACGGTCTGCCTGTTTTGGCATTTATTTTTTGTGCCCGGGCGATCGGAGATTTAAAATATGTGGGTTTTTTCAAAAAGGAAAACACAGGTGATTTTGCCTGGTATGACTCCAGGGTGTTTTCACCATTGAGCCTGTTTATGGGGATTGTTTTTTTTATCTTGTTCCTGAACATTACAGGGGTAATAAAATAA